The DNA region GTTCGCCGGCCGGCGCAACGCCTGCGGAAACCGCACCTGCTGGCCCTCGAGTTGGTTCTCCGCCTCGATCACCCGACCGTCGATGACGATCTTGAGACCCTGGAACTCGACCGCGATCGGGGCCATCGTCTCCTGGGCCCGCTCCAGCGGCGAACAACGCAGGTGCCTGATGTCATGGCCGGCCAGTGCCTCGGCAGCCATCACGGCCATCTCCCGACCCCGGTCCGACAGGTGGTAGGCCGGCAACCTCCCGTACAGCACACCCTGCGGGTTGTGCACCTCACCGTGCCGGACCAGGTGCACGACGGTACGCCCTGGCGCCCCGTACGGCGGCGCGGTCATCGCCGGACTCCGTTCGCCGGCCTCCTGGCTGGTGTCGCCTTGATCATCGCTCTCCCGTTCGATGTCATCCCGGTCGGCACGGCCCCGGCCGCGCCGCACCCAGTCTGCGATGCTCCGGACGACGTTGTCATCGCTGCTGTCATCGCTGTCGGAAGGAGCGGCAGTCTGATCCTGCTCGGCACCGGACTCATCGATGGTCATCAGGCACTCTCCTCGGCGGGGCTCGACGAAGCAGACTCAGACAGCGCCCCAGCAGACGGCGCCCCAGCAGACAGCGCGGACCCGGACAAGGCCTGGGCTGCGGCCCGGGCCGCAGCCGGCAGCGCGCTGACGATCCGGTTCATGGCTCCATCATCGTGGGCAGCGGACAAAAACCAACCCTCGTACGCGCTGGGCGGCAGGTACACCCCCTGCTCGAGCATGGAGTGGAAGAACGCCGCGTACGCCTGCGTGGACTGCGTGGCTGCGGTGGCGTAGTCGGGCACCGCAGTCACTCCGGCTACGAAGAAGACGCTGAACAAGTTCCCGGCGGCTTGGATGACATGCGGTACGCCTGCGGCCGACAGCGCCGCCCCGACCTCGGCCTGCAGCTGAGCCGAGATCGCATCGACATGGGCATACACCTCCGGCGTGGCCAGTCGCAGCGTGGCCAGCCCGGCTGCCGTGGCGACCGGATTCCCGGACAGGGTGCCGGCCTGATAGATGCCGCCGACCGGTGCCAACTGCTGCATCAGCTCGGCCCGCCCGCCGAACGCCGCAGCCGGGAAGCCGCCGCCCATCACCTTGCCGAAGGTCATCAGGTCCGGCTGCACGCCGTCGATGCCGTACTGACCGGTTCGGGTGACCCGGAAGCCGGTCATCACCTCGTCGGAGATGAACAGCGCGCCATGCTCCCGGCAGATATCGGCCAGAAAAGCGTTGAAACCGATCCCGTCCTCGACCCCCGGCGGGATGACACCCATGTTGCCGGCCGCAGCCTCGGTGATCACCGCGGCGATCCGGTCGCCATAACGGGCGAACGCCTCCCGAACCCCCGTCCGGTCGTT from Microlunatus phosphovorus NM-1 includes:
- a CDS encoding histidine phosphatase family protein, producing MTAPPYGAPGRTVVHLVRHGEVHNPQGVLYGRLPAYHLSDRGREMAVMAAEALAGHDIRHLRCSPLERAQETMAPIAVEFQGLKIVIDGRVIEAENQLEGQQVRFPQALRRPANLWLLRNPLRPSWGESYTEIVARMRLAIADAAVAAHGHEAVIVSHQLPIWMARCDVEGRRLVHDPRRRECSLASVTSLTLIDGRVTSVVYSEPAVHLLAGRTSKKFVAGA
- the hemL gene encoding glutamate-1-semialdehyde 2,1-aminomutase gives rise to the protein MSDQLVSEQLTGQLLSDRLSREAFERARAVIPGGVNSPVRAFLAVGGAPRFIARASGPYLYDIDGNELVDLICSWGPMLLGHAHPEVLAAVGAAAEHGTSYGAPTLAEVELAEAIIERAPVEQVRLVNSGTEATMSVLRLARGITGRDMIVKFAGCYHGHVDSLLASAGSGVATLAIPGTPGVTAATTADTIVLSYNDRTGVREAFARYGDRIAAVITEAAAGNMGVIPPGVEDGIGFNAFLADICREHGALFISDEVMTGFRVTRTGQYGIDGVQPDLMTFGKVMGGGFPAAAFGGRAELMQQLAPVGGIYQAGTLSGNPVATAAGLATLRLATPEVYAHVDAISAQLQAEVGAALSAAGVPHVIQAAGNLFSVFFVAGVTAVPDYATAATQSTQAYAAFFHSMLEQGVYLPPSAYEGWFLSAAHDDGAMNRIVSALPAAARAAAQALSGSALSAGAPSAGALSESASSSPAEESA